The proteins below are encoded in one region of Lactuca sativa cultivar Salinas chromosome 3, Lsat_Salinas_v11, whole genome shotgun sequence:
- the LOC128132810 gene encoding uncharacterized protein LOC128132810, producing the protein MKAQELISLCEWEPRWLPNVQDCEEHSAQSTKNGASFNPSKHHNPNKKTISEDSSKKETRSPLLDCSLCGATVRILDFIHVNRPSRFSPDNVDVPEASKKIVITHGISAASGINRWVEAEQQTEDIDEAATTGMDLNLTMGSGLSQKRPVAGNEVGGRAASYESWGPNKRNVYEGGSTVDRPSGIIPHTNYIEGVVINRYADEVNDSKRACGSGSYKQDYSSGAGPSQVSYFDIDINALPHSTKDSARASSVIATDTFCPSDDDNDSMESVENHHGYVGGDEVNYPSVSGVKSTDNQGKNSTNDEEVLNVMGHGKDGFTLAISGGGSVGMGVSHEAEIQGSDGLIHRSGSVVGDPPPPQVVVVVGDS; encoded by the exons ATGAAG GCACAAGAGTTGATAAGCCTTTGTGAGTGGGAGCCAAGGTGGCTTCCAAATGTTCAAGATTGTGAAGAACATTCTGCTCAATCAACTAAAAATGGTGCTTCTTTTAATCCTAGTAAACATCATAACCCTAATAAGAAAACAATATCTGAAGATTCTTCAAAGAAGGAAACTAGATCCCCCTTATTGGATTGTAGCTTATGTGGGGCCACAGTAAGAATCTTAGATTTCATTCATGTAAATCGTCCTTCCCGTTTTTCCCCTGACAATGTTGATGTCCCTGAAGCAAGTAAAAAGATTGTAATCACACATGGAATAAGTGCTGCAAGTGGAATCAATAGATGGGTTGAAGCTGAACAACAAACAGAAGACATTGATGAAGCTGCAACTACAGGAATGGATTTAAATCTTACAATGGGAAGTGGATTATCTCAAAAAAGACCT GTTGCGGGCAATGAGGTTGGGGGTCGGGCAGCTTCGTATGAATCCTGGGGCCCGAACAAAAGAAATGTATATGAAGGTGGGAGTACAGTGGATAGGCCATCGGGGATTATTCCCCATACAAATTACATTGAAGGTGTTGTCATTAACCGATATGCTGATGAAGTCAACGATAGTAAACGGGCATGTGGGTCCGGGTCTTACAAACAGGACTACTCATCTGGTGCGGGTCCCAGTCAGGTTTCATATTTTGATATTGACATAAATGCCCTTCCTCATTCCACTAAAGATTCAGCAAGAGCTTCATCTGTTATAGCAACGGACACTTTTTGTCCTAGTGATGATGATAATGATTCAATGGAGAGTGTTGAAAATCATCATGGATATGTAGGAGGAGATGAGGTTAATTACCCTTCGGTGTCTGGTGTTAAAAGCACAGATAACCAGGGAAAAAATAGTACAAATGATGAAGAGGTTTTGAATGTTATGGGTCATGGAAAAGACGGTTTTACGCTTGCGATTAGTGGAGGAGGGAGTGTGGGAATGGGTGTAAGTCATGAAGCTGAGATTCAGGGGTCGGATGGGTTGATTCATAGAAGTGGAAGTGTTGTTGGGGACCCACCTCCACCTcaagtggtggtggttgtgggtgACAGTTGA
- the LOC128132811 gene encoding transcription initiation factor IIF subunit alpha-like has product METSGIPGWRSCPVKGFTLERGRCFPHLSLGGEVFWASQHRKSSLGYATRYNIDNMFASGQIASTELLLLAMFRKRLKRFHSLKSETDDVYTTLDEKNMPLVIYNQHLLLLHLVFRYNFNKVAQYKQLTLEEAEEKIKNRRKTANEYERWMMKAANNGAATFGEVERPNDKEGGGGGGGGRGRKKNNVDDDEGNVSDRGEEDEDEEFAKKNRLGLNKRGGDDDEEGPRGGDLDFDDDDIDKGDDWEHEEIFTDVDEAVGNDPEECEDLLSHEIPAPPEIK; this is encoded by the exons GGGTAGGTGTTTCCCTCACCTGTCTTTAGGTGGGGAAGTGTTCTGGGCTAGTCAACATCGCAAATCTAGTCTTGGCTATGCTACAAGATACAACATAGACAACATG TTTGCCTCTGGACAAATAGCCAGCACTGAACTGTTGCTCTTAGCTATGTTCAGAAAGCGTTTGAAAAG ATTTCATTCGCTTAAAAGTGAAACAGATGACGTGTATACAACACTTGATGAAAAGAACATGCCATTAGTGATATACAACCAACACTTGTTATTATTACATTTGGTGTTTAGGTACAACTTCAACAAAGTTGCACAATACAAGCAACTTACACTTGAGGAAGCAgaagaaaagataaaaaacagAAGGAAAACTGCAAATGAGTATGAAAGATGGATGATGAAAGCTGCAAACAACGGTGCAGCTACTTTTGGTGAAGTTGAAAGGCCTAATGACaaggaaggtggtggtggtggaggtggtggcagAGGGCGTAAAAAGAATAATGTAGATGATGATGAAGGGAATGTGTCAGATAGAGGAGAAGAAGATGAGGATGAAGAGTTTGCAAAGAAAAATAGACTTGGACTTAATAAAAGAGGaggtgatgatgatgaggaaggCCCTAGAGGTGGTGATCttgattttgatgatgatgatattgatAAAG GTGATGACTGGGAGCATGAGGAGATTTTCACAGATGTTGATGAAGCAGTTGGTAATGATCCTGAAGAGTGTGAAGACTTATTATCCCATGAAATCCCCGCTCCTCCTGAAATCAAATAA